The following are from one region of the Phormidium sp. PBR-2020 genome:
- a CDS encoding mechanosensitive ion channel, with protein MKQSWNAFVNVVLALLTVCLVLTTGAIAQPDEGSPSLSEIGNEFRETPPEIVVPETLSPRPLFEPERESARVIVDGIFLFEMGDTSQFPAEERAALMNDKLQRAAESPGVELVEVVMRNGLPTLLMDGSHLITVTESDASLGPGANAQEQAELWARQIREVLRQANNERGERFLRRALLQVTLVLLLACVLHWGAGQFSFYLLRDQEETSNLEAWRSLGVSATRFVIWGLTLFYISDLFPLTRRWSYRVRQIIANSITAPILPIDTNTYSVLDILILIGLLLGLVMGANRLSQMLRVRILQVSRLNRSAQDAIATTIKYTLMVVGAVVVFNLWGLDITSLTILAGALSVGIGFGFQDIAKNLGSGLVLLFERPIQVGDFVEVGNSMGTVERIGSRSTLIRTLDRVSIIVPNSRFLESEVINWSHDNPVSRLRLPVGVAYGSNLQDVKAALLEAAEEHPQVLRIPPPRILFTGFGDSSLDFQLLVWCGDPSQQQILRSDLYFAIHEQLKRRGIEIPFPQRDLHLRSGSFVMGEGSGRDRGNHRVTEDTEG; from the coding sequence ATGAAACAGTCTTGGAATGCCTTCGTGAATGTGGTTTTAGCATTGCTAACTGTTTGTCTTGTATTGACAACGGGGGCGATCGCCCAACCGGATGAAGGCTCTCCCTCCCTATCGGAAATTGGCAATGAATTTAGGGAAACGCCCCCCGAGATCGTAGTTCCAGAAACGCTTTCCCCTCGCCCGCTATTTGAGCCAGAACGGGAGAGCGCCCGCGTCATCGTCGATGGGATCTTTCTGTTTGAGATGGGAGACACCAGTCAGTTCCCAGCCGAAGAACGGGCCGCGTTGATGAATGATAAGCTGCAACGGGCCGCAGAGTCCCCAGGGGTGGAGTTGGTGGAGGTGGTCATGCGTAATGGCTTACCCACCTTACTGATGGATGGCAGCCATCTAATTACTGTCACCGAAAGTGATGCCAGTCTCGGCCCAGGAGCCAATGCCCAGGAGCAAGCTGAACTCTGGGCCCGACAAATTCGGGAAGTGTTGCGCCAGGCCAATAACGAGCGCGGGGAGCGGTTTTTACGTCGAGCTTTGTTACAGGTGACTCTGGTGCTGCTCCTGGCTTGTGTGCTGCATTGGGGGGCCGGACAGTTCTCCTTCTATTTGTTGCGCGATCAAGAGGAAACCTCCAACCTGGAAGCTTGGCGCAGTTTGGGCGTGTCGGCGACGCGCTTTGTCATCTGGGGGCTGACCCTCTTTTATATCAGCGACCTCTTCCCCCTAACGCGCCGCTGGAGTTACCGGGTGCGACAAATTATTGCCAATAGTATCACGGCGCCGATTCTGCCGATTGATACGAATACCTACTCAGTCCTGGATATTTTGATCTTAATCGGCCTGCTGTTGGGGTTGGTGATGGGGGCCAATCGCCTCAGTCAGATGCTGCGAGTTCGCATTTTGCAGGTGTCCCGTCTGAATCGCTCTGCGCAAGATGCGATCGCCACCACGATTAAATATACGCTCATGGTGGTTGGTGCGGTGGTGGTGTTCAATCTCTGGGGATTAGATATTACATCCCTCACCATTTTGGCTGGGGCCTTGAGTGTGGGGATTGGTTTCGGATTTCAGGATATTGCCAAAAACCTGGGGAGTGGCTTGGTGCTGCTGTTTGAGCGACCGATTCAGGTGGGGGATTTTGTGGAAGTGGGAAACTCCATGGGAACGGTGGAACGGATTGGTAGCCGCAGTACCCTGATTCGCACCCTCGATCGCGTCTCGATTATTGTCCCCAATTCCCGGTTCCTAGAGTCGGAGGTGATTAACTGGAGTCATGACAACCCGGTTTCCCGGCTACGGCTACCGGTGGGGGTGGCCTATGGCTCCAATTTACAGGATGTGAAAGCGGCGTTATTAGAGGCGGCGGAAGAACATCCCCAGGTGTTACGGATTCCCCCGCCTCGGATTCTCTTTACCGGCTTTGGCGATAGTTCTCTGGATTTTCAGTTGTTGGTCTGGTGTGGTGACCCGAGTCAGCAGCAGATCCTTCGTAGTGATCTCTATTTTGCCATTCATGAGCAGTTGAAACGGCGCGGAATTGAGATTCCCTTTCCACAACGGGATTTGCATTTACGCTCTGGGAGTTTTGTGATGGGAGAGGG